Proteins encoded together in one Undibacterium sp. CCC3.4 window:
- a CDS encoding alpha/beta hydrolase family protein, translated as MNLFQARGFPLLFCALLPCTAVAGEALHQDIPTHAFAANRSSNFGYKISPDGTRLAWLAVDGTRLELFIKDLATQKISHRPAYGIKYFDWMRDGHALISDSLTETGTENNVITLFNLDSNSKDDAPHILSAVGGVKSVLLAERKDAPGVLLFQSHPRDSALFDLYQRNVADKENILLEKNPGNVQQWLSSADGHVAGRITLEGIHYALQIRQAGDHSYTTVYRWSSDDQVRLVSISNDLSSSYLLSNKGSDLSRLLQLDHQTGGETVLAQAETVDLSEVYVAADSGLPWLVSSEPDYPHNNLLEPRLQALLGARLARSPARLHIENSDRDGRQLVYSLQTDVAKEFYLSDLDQQSTVLIGPAATAAFVSALVPSQPLLLQAGDGTLLHAYLSLPAGSHEKKWPVLIKVHGGPWERDLWTYDAQTQFLANRGYAVLQVNFRGSSGYGRHFQELAYAQWGGTMQQDLLDAANWASTQSWAQADHIGLIGGSYGGYATLMGLLTAPERFACGVAVNAPTDLLRLSTEVPPAYRFDTSLLQRYIGDPEQAASRATMQARSPIGLAAQLQRPVLLAQGEYDVRVPQQQTQAFVDASKSPAKQLEYWLMPHTGHAISDWKTSLLFFRKTEVFFRAVSVVWIRALITTNSGLCCFKLALLTLCRIRIRTPYHLIGLDR; from the coding sequence ATGAACCTGTTTCAAGCACGCGGATTCCCCCTGCTGTTTTGCGCGCTGCTACCATGCACAGCTGTGGCCGGCGAAGCACTGCATCAGGATATTCCTACCCATGCTTTCGCGGCCAATCGAAGCAGTAATTTCGGGTATAAAATTTCCCCTGATGGCACGCGTTTGGCGTGGTTGGCCGTCGACGGTACGAGGCTGGAATTATTCATCAAGGATTTGGCGACACAGAAAATTTCCCACCGGCCGGCGTATGGAATCAAATATTTCGACTGGATGCGCGATGGCCACGCCTTGATCAGCGATTCCCTGACCGAAACGGGAACGGAAAATAATGTCATTACCTTGTTTAATCTCGACAGCAACAGCAAAGACGATGCGCCGCATATTCTCAGCGCTGTTGGCGGGGTCAAATCCGTATTATTAGCCGAACGCAAAGACGCGCCGGGCGTGCTGCTGTTTCAGAGTCATCCGCGGGACAGCGCTTTGTTTGATCTGTACCAACGCAATGTTGCCGACAAAGAAAATATTTTGTTGGAAAAAAATCCTGGCAATGTCCAGCAATGGCTGAGCAGCGCCGATGGGCATGTGGCCGGGCGTATCACGCTCGAAGGCATACACTACGCACTGCAAATCCGCCAAGCTGGCGACCACAGTTATACGACCGTGTACCGCTGGAGCAGCGACGACCAAGTAAGGCTTGTGAGTATCAGTAATGACTTGAGCAGCAGTTATTTGCTCAGCAATAAAGGCAGCGATCTGTCACGCTTGCTGCAGCTTGATCACCAAACGGGCGGCGAGACCGTGCTGGCCCAAGCGGAGACAGTCGATCTGAGCGAAGTCTATGTGGCCGCCGACAGCGGCCTGCCTTGGTTGGTCAGCAGTGAGCCAGATTATCCGCATAACAACTTGCTCGAACCACGCTTACAAGCCCTGCTCGGCGCGCGACTGGCGCGCAGCCCGGCGCGACTGCACATAGAAAATAGCGACCGCGATGGACGCCAACTGGTGTACAGCTTGCAGACCGATGTCGCCAAAGAATTTTATCTGTCGGATTTGGATCAACAAAGCACGGTCTTGATCGGGCCGGCGGCCACCGCCGCCTTCGTGTCTGCGCTGGTGCCTTCGCAACCGCTGCTACTGCAGGCCGGCGACGGTACGCTGTTGCATGCCTATTTGAGCTTACCTGCTGGCAGCCACGAGAAAAAGTGGCCGGTCTTAATCAAGGTGCATGGTGGGCCGTGGGAGCGCGACCTCTGGACTTACGATGCCCAAACCCAGTTTTTGGCGAACCGCGGCTATGCGGTATTACAAGTCAATTTCCGCGGTTCCAGCGGCTACGGTCGGCACTTCCAAGAGCTCGCGTATGCCCAATGGGGCGGCACCATGCAACAAGATTTACTCGATGCGGCAAACTGGGCCAGCACACAAAGCTGGGCACAAGCCGATCACATCGGTTTGATCGGCGGTAGTTACGGTGGCTATGCCACCTTGATGGGATTACTGACGGCACCGGAACGCTTCGCCTGTGGCGTTGCCGTCAATGCACCGACCGATTTGCTACGCTTAAGCACCGAAGTCCCGCCCGCATATCGCTTCGACACCAGCCTGCTGCAGCGTTATATAGGCGACCCGGAACAGGCGGCATCACGCGCGACGATGCAGGCACGCTCACCGATCGGCTTGGCCGCACAGTTGCAGCGTCCGGTATTACTGGCGCAAGGTGAATACGATGTGCGCGTGCCGCAACAACAGACGCAAGCCTTCGTTGATGCCAGCAAGAGCCCGGCCAAGCAGCTCGAATACTGGCTCATGCCGCATACCGGTCACGCCATCAGTGATTGGAAAACTTCGCTGCTTTTTTTCCGCAAAACCGAAGTTTTTTTTCGCGCTGTCTCGGTGGTGTGGATAAGGGCTTTGATTACTACGAACTCGGGACTGTGCTGTTTTAAGCTGGCGCTGCTTACGCTATGCCGCATCCGCATCCGCACCCCATACCACTTGATTGGACTTGATCGATGA
- a CDS encoding ABC transporter ATP-binding protein, protein MIRHPASHLSLHAARRYWQLLRVQRWQIGGQFFILIFSVLAQTPIPFLLSRLIDGFSRRSAFSGLLPIIITMTLCSLAGIVLSSLAQVHGALMNKRFFVQIRLFFFEQLQQTAPANSHDSPDFQPSDVYSRLSRDIGTVNYLSPTGLAGIARDLCFVLIFGGILISLNATILLWIVGLLPLASLLFIWTSKQLTALAQHSHVAYAAGSARLLESIASLREARLTDTAGFHRQRLSRALEDSEQATFEVRRYSAGMFGLLGSIPVAAAALIWTVGGMKVSYGALGVGEVVSFFVVLTMMYGPINSLFSAASGYFYERTAIERLFQLSAHSLQTATPTTSHADLATLPYPAPTITLRQLSFFYANTGVLQQLDADIAAATCVAIRGANGAGKSTLLSLLLGLLEPSSGSILFDDQESSTLSPRQRAAQTGYLPQNIFIYSDTLRTNISLGRALSDNQIMRAAAQLQLLDFIESWEHGLDSIIAETGRDLSGGEKQKIALLRAIVMQPTLLILDEPENNLDQAAIQGLRSYLASQKTRVSIVLVTHSETFADLIDTQIVLSA, encoded by the coding sequence TTGATCAGGCACCCTGCTTCTCACTTATCACTGCATGCGGCACGCCGTTACTGGCAACTGCTGCGGGTACAGCGCTGGCAAATCGGCGGCCAATTCTTTATTTTAATTTTTTCGGTACTGGCGCAAACGCCGATTCCCTTTTTACTCAGTCGTTTGATCGATGGATTTTCGCGGCGCAGCGCATTCTCCGGTTTGTTGCCAATCATTATCACGATGACACTGTGCTCGTTGGCCGGCATCGTGCTGTCAAGTTTGGCGCAAGTTCATGGCGCGCTGATGAATAAGCGTTTCTTCGTACAGATACGTTTGTTTTTTTTCGAACAATTACAACAAACAGCGCCAGCCAATTCCCACGACTCGCCCGATTTTCAACCGAGTGACGTGTATTCACGCTTGAGTCGTGATATCGGCACCGTTAATTATTTATCGCCAACCGGTCTGGCCGGCATCGCCAGAGACCTGTGTTTTGTATTGATTTTCGGCGGCATATTAATCTCTCTGAATGCCACCATCCTGTTGTGGATCGTCGGCCTGTTACCGCTGGCGAGTCTGCTGTTCATCTGGACCAGTAAACAATTGACGGCATTGGCACAGCATTCGCATGTCGCCTATGCCGCCGGCAGTGCCCGCCTGCTGGAGTCGATCGCCAGCCTGCGCGAAGCCCGCCTGACCGACACGGCAGGCTTCCATCGTCAGCGCCTGTCGCGCGCATTGGAAGACAGCGAACAGGCGACTTTCGAGGTGCGCAGATACAGCGCCGGCATGTTCGGACTACTCGGCAGTATTCCGGTCGCTGCCGCCGCACTGATCTGGACTGTCGGCGGGATGAAGGTTTCTTATGGTGCCCTGGGAGTCGGTGAAGTCGTCTCTTTTTTCGTCGTGCTGACGATGATGTATGGCCCTATCAATTCCTTATTCAGCGCCGCCTCCGGTTATTTCTATGAGCGCACTGCCATCGAGCGGCTATTCCAGTTGTCAGCCCACAGTTTGCAGACTGCAACGCCGACCACCAGCCATGCCGACCTCGCCACGCTACCCTACCCTGCACCGACGATCACGCTGCGTCAGCTGAGTTTTTTTTATGCTAACACCGGCGTGCTGCAGCAGCTTGATGCCGACATTGCCGCCGCTACTTGCGTGGCTATCCGTGGTGCCAATGGTGCCGGCAAATCGACCTTGCTGTCGCTGTTACTCGGCTTACTCGAACCGAGCAGCGGCAGCATTCTGTTCGACGACCAAGAAAGCAGCACGTTAAGCCCGCGCCAAAGGGCGGCACAGACAGGTTATCTGCCGCAAAATATTTTCATCTACTCCGATACCTTGCGCACCAATATCAGCTTGGGTCGGGCGCTATCTGACAATCAAATCATGCGGGCAGCGGCGCAGCTGCAATTACTCGATTTCATCGAATCGTGGGAGCACGGACTCGACAGCATAATTGCCGAAACCGGACGTGACTTGTCTGGTGGCGAAAAACAAAAAATTGCCCTGCTACGTGCCATTGTCATGCAGCCCACGCTGTTGATTTTGGATGAACCGGAAAATAATCTCGATCAAGCGGCGATACAAGGCTTGCGCAGCTATCTCGCAAGCCAGAAAACGCGCGTCAGTATCGTGCTGGTCACGCACAGCGAGACCTTTGCCGATTTGATCGATACGCAGATTGTTCTGTCTGCCTGA
- a CDS encoding TolC family protein — protein MNKPRIVVATWLCAATLAALPAGAAESALSFEAVLLRGLANAAKLKQTQIGLETSAWDTTRATSAFLPKLDVIASTQRIKSFGSIPSVDSLLLGGADSANYANAQTKLGLNIFNGGADLSGLKLAREKEREAALHLQLERQEFARKVLSAYHELQQAQLTLQIHSVEWSGHVAQFSRSQADFSQGRISALDLADAEFEKKKKELEKNAAERKHSNALRKLLLVIGDDLAIEPIPTQIDARSDYQRSLQNTGFEAVDVVSEVTVPASKIKQSQWLSQQSLSRFLPKIDLYARIDHAGLAKSDSSILRTVNDLARDKSYFGITFSWNLFDGFDSYAQVKIKAKEIVATQEAYRLALEDQQRGQYELEQALREAEDDCELAREKLRLMQQKRTVQQLEHSLGRRSESAYAESETKLQVQQLQLRANEENQHYLKAKRFLTGGQF, from the coding sequence ATGAATAAACCTCGGATAGTCGTAGCGACTTGGCTATGCGCCGCGACGCTCGCAGCGCTGCCGGCAGGCGCGGCCGAATCTGCGCTCAGTTTTGAGGCAGTCTTGCTGCGCGGTTTAGCCAACGCTGCAAAATTAAAACAGACACAAATCGGCCTGGAAACCTCGGCCTGGGATACCACCCGCGCGACCAGCGCATTTTTACCGAAACTCGATGTCATCGCCTCGACTCAGCGTATCAAGTCCTTCGGTTCCATCCCCAGTGTCGACAGCTTGTTACTCGGTGGTGCCGACAGTGCCAATTACGCCAATGCGCAAACCAAGCTGGGTCTGAATATTTTTAACGGTGGCGCGGATTTGTCCGGCTTAAAACTGGCACGCGAGAAGGAACGTGAAGCCGCTTTACATCTGCAATTAGAGCGCCAGGAATTTGCCAGAAAAGTTTTATCTGCTTACCACGAGCTGCAGCAAGCACAACTGACACTGCAGATACATAGCGTGGAATGGTCTGGCCATGTCGCGCAATTCAGCCGTAGTCAGGCCGACTTTTCGCAAGGTCGGATCTCCGCCCTGGACTTAGCCGATGCCGAATTTGAGAAAAAGAAAAAGGAATTGGAAAAAAATGCTGCTGAGCGCAAGCACAGCAATGCCCTGCGAAAATTACTCCTGGTCATCGGTGACGATCTGGCAATCGAACCGATACCAACTCAGATTGACGCACGCAGCGACTACCAACGCAGCTTGCAAAACACTGGTTTCGAGGCGGTCGATGTGGTCAGTGAAGTGACTGTGCCGGCATCCAAGATCAAGCAATCGCAGTGGTTGTCACAGCAATCGCTGAGTCGCTTTCTGCCTAAAATAGATTTATACGCCAGAATTGACCATGCTGGTTTGGCGAAATCAGATTCGAGTATTCTACGTACCGTCAATGACTTGGCGCGCGATAAATCTTACTTCGGCATCACCTTCAGTTGGAATTTGTTCGACGGCTTCGATTCCTACGCCCAAGTGAAGATCAAGGCCAAAGAAATCGTGGCTACCCAAGAAGCCTATCGCTTGGCGCTCGAAGATCAACAGCGCGGCCAATACGAACTCGAACAAGCACTGCGCGAAGCCGAAGACGATTGCGAATTAGCGCGCGAAAAATTGCGTTTGATGCAGCAAAAGCGCACGGTACAACAACTCGAACACAGCTTGGGACGGCGCTCGGAATCTGCCTATGCCGAGAGCGAGACGAAACTGCAGGTACAGCAATTACAACTGCGCGCCAATGAAGAAAACCAACATTATCTGAAAGCCAAGCGCTTTCTGACCGGAGGACAATTTTGA
- a CDS encoding ABC transporter permease — MSAKRINLSSAMLAEALEALSHNGFRTSLSLLGVAIGIAAIMVVSSIATSGRTMIFSELETFGLRTFWVFRAKEAPSRLEKDVSGSGISTADYKALLNLADSAIEKLSPVVNSELAGASASKHGQSLKITLLGVNQDYAEINGDTLQSGRFIGPDDIRQRANVAVVGSEIVARLLDQADDAVGKHISINGDWYVVIGTLQAKSRDLISSIGAGKEETGARVLIPYSTQQKRLGDPDYVSFLQGQARSTEHSAAAIAQVIAQLDWRHKAAYRYNSESMASYIATANRILGGVTLIGIVAATVSLLVGGLAIMNIMTTSVIERTKEIGLRRALGATQSAIKTQFLLESILISLLGGAGGVLLGLAVVFVLAAVTALKMSVSLQGLLLAVGSSLLVGIASGYYPARTASKLIPVEALRYE; from the coding sequence ATGAGTGCGAAACGGATCAATTTGTCGTCGGCAATGCTGGCGGAGGCGCTGGAAGCCTTGAGCCACAACGGCTTTCGCACCAGTCTGAGCTTGCTCGGTGTGGCGATCGGCATTGCTGCCATCATGGTCGTGAGCAGTATCGCCACTTCAGGGCGCACGATGATTTTCAGCGAACTCGAAACCTTCGGCTTGCGCACTTTCTGGGTGTTCCGCGCCAAAGAAGCGCCAAGCCGCTTGGAAAAAGATGTTTCCGGTTCCGGCATCAGCACCGCCGACTATAAAGCTCTGCTCAACTTGGCCGACAGTGCAATCGAAAAATTGTCTCCGGTGGTCAATAGTGAGCTAGCCGGGGCGAGCGCCTCGAAACATGGCCAAAGTCTGAAAATCACTTTGTTGGGGGTGAACCAAGACTATGCGGAAATCAATGGCGACACGCTGCAGTCGGGGCGCTTCATTGGACCTGATGATATCCGCCAACGTGCCAACGTCGCCGTGGTCGGCAGCGAAATCGTGGCGCGCTTGCTGGACCAAGCGGATGATGCGGTGGGTAAACATATCAGTATTAACGGTGACTGGTATGTCGTCATCGGCACCCTGCAGGCCAAAAGCCGTGATCTGATTTCCAGTATTGGCGCCGGCAAGGAAGAGACTGGTGCGCGCGTCCTCATTCCTTATTCGACTCAACAAAAACGCCTCGGCGACCCCGATTATGTCAGCTTTCTGCAAGGCCAGGCACGTTCTACCGAACACTCCGCTGCCGCGATTGCGCAAGTCATCGCGCAACTCGACTGGCGCCACAAGGCAGCCTATCGCTACAACTCGGAGAGTATGGCCAGTTACATTGCGACCGCCAATCGGATACTCGGCGGTGTCACGCTCATCGGCATTGTCGCCGCCACGGTTTCTCTACTCGTCGGCGGCTTGGCCATCATGAATATCATGACGACCTCGGTGATCGAACGGACCAAAGAAATCGGCTTGCGGCGCGCACTCGGTGCCACCCAGTCTGCCATCAAGACGCAGTTTTTGCTCGAATCGATACTGATCAGCTTACTCGGCGGTGCCGGCGGCGTCTTGCTGGGGCTGGCGGTGGTGTTTGTGCTGGCCGCGGTGACGGCACTGAAAATGTCGGTGTCATTACAGGGCTTGCTGTTGGCAGTCGGCAGTTCGCTCTTGGTCGGCATCGCCTCCGGCTATTATCCGGCGCGCACCGCATCAAAATTAATTCCTGTTGAGGCATTACGTTATGAATAA
- a CDS encoding ABC transporter ATP-binding protein, with the protein MIALEAIEKSYLVGGLPLQVLDQVSLRVDSGEFIALIGRSGSGKSSLLNIIGCLDHPSAGRYFLNGHNVSGLADNELAALRNRHIGFIFQNFNLIPRCSALKNIEKPLIYRGIKPTERRRLALAMLAKVGLSDRAEHLPSQLSGGQQQRVAIARALVTDPSLIIADEPTGSLDSATGGEIMRLLRALNHEGRTIVLVTHDQTLAAHADRVIELADGRITA; encoded by the coding sequence ATGATAGCGCTCGAAGCGATAGAAAAATCGTATCTGGTCGGCGGTCTGCCGCTGCAAGTGCTGGACCAAGTTTCCTTGCGCGTTGACAGTGGCGAATTCATCGCCCTGATCGGCCGTTCAGGTTCAGGAAAATCGAGCTTGCTCAATATTATCGGCTGTCTCGATCATCCCAGCGCCGGCCGCTATTTTCTAAATGGCCACAACGTTTCTGGCTTGGCCGACAATGAACTGGCGGCGCTACGCAACCGCCACATAGGCTTCATTTTTCAAAATTTCAATTTAATACCGCGTTGTTCGGCGCTTAAAAATATAGAAAAGCCGCTCATCTACCGTGGCATCAAGCCGACCGAACGCCGCCGTCTGGCGCTGGCCATGTTGGCCAAGGTAGGCTTATCCGACCGTGCCGAGCATTTGCCATCGCAATTATCGGGCGGTCAACAGCAACGTGTGGCGATTGCTCGTGCCTTAGTGACCGACCCCAGCCTGATCATCGCCGATGAACCTACCGGCAGTCTCGATTCGGCCACCGGCGGGGAAATCATGCGCTTGCTGCGCGCCTTGAACCATGAAGGACGCACCATCGTGCTGGTAACGCACGATCAGACGCTGGCAGCGCATGCGGATCGGGTCATCGAATTGGCCGACGGCAGGATCACAGCATGA
- a CDS encoding efflux RND transporter periplasmic adaptor subunit, with product MANNMSMQPLKNNWKLAVLCLTVLTLSLFYLNKTASKTSALPADFHASIGPLRDVLIAKGVVSDDHQISIRAQAASKVSTIMVREGQDVKSGQPLIKLADPATEIELRSKHIELQSLRSKQTSLSKEYAGLEHLFGVGGIAANELRQKKLELELADNELQRAHLDNERLQQRREQLILYSPINGVVSGINVALAQSVAAAEELLTLAGGGEKTIVAYVDALDVKRLSIGTPVSLSEQEDGGTVRHGSVRSIARFAGSAQHPNTVKIVIEAGEALRQLRSAQQLYVEFILYEERAALRIPRELVYQKDGRDMVYVRTAEGVQSKIIRLLQGDANYDKVLSGVTAADVLVKQPRTDGGHP from the coding sequence ATGGCCAATAATATGTCTATGCAGCCGCTGAAAAATAACTGGAAGCTTGCTGTTTTATGCCTGACAGTGCTCACCCTGTCGCTGTTCTATCTCAATAAAACGGCATCGAAGACGAGCGCGCTGCCAGCAGACTTCCATGCCAGCATCGGCCCTTTGCGCGATGTCTTGATTGCCAAGGGCGTGGTGAGTGATGATCATCAAATCAGTATTCGCGCCCAGGCCGCGAGCAAGGTCAGCACCATCATGGTGAGAGAAGGACAGGATGTGAAAAGTGGCCAGCCCTTGATCAAGCTGGCTGACCCGGCCACAGAAATCGAACTGCGCAGCAAACATATCGAGCTGCAATCGCTACGTTCGAAGCAAACCAGTTTAAGTAAGGAGTACGCCGGGCTCGAACATTTGTTCGGCGTCGGCGGGATTGCCGCAAATGAGTTGAGACAAAAAAAACTCGAGCTGGAATTGGCCGACAATGAGCTGCAGCGCGCCCATCTGGATAACGAGCGTCTGCAACAAAGGCGTGAGCAATTAATTTTGTACAGCCCCATCAATGGCGTCGTGTCGGGCATTAACGTGGCACTCGCTCAGTCGGTCGCGGCGGCGGAAGAATTGCTGACCCTGGCCGGCGGCGGTGAAAAAACCATCGTCGCCTATGTCGATGCCCTCGATGTCAAGCGCCTCTCGATCGGTACGCCAGTGAGTTTGAGCGAGCAGGAAGACGGCGGCACGGTACGCCACGGCAGCGTCCGCTCGATCGCCAGATTTGCCGGCAGTGCGCAACACCCGAATACGGTGAAAATTGTGATTGAAGCCGGCGAGGCACTGCGCCAGTTGCGCAGTGCGCAGCAATTGTATGTCGAATTCATTTTGTATGAAGAACGCGCCGCACTCAGAATTCCACGCGAGTTGGTATATCAAAAAGATGGCCGCGATATGGTGTATGTACGCACGGCAGAGGGTGTACAAAGCAAGATCATACGGCTGCTTCAGGGCGATGCCAACTACGACAAAGTTTTGTCCGGGGTAACAGCGGCCGATGTCTTGGTCAAACAGCCGCGCACTGATGGCGGGCACCCATGA
- a CDS encoding CPBP family intramembrane glutamic endopeptidase, which yields MLILWLALMSGRTLLFGPVGLLLDALILGLAVASDQRLRPICDWSRTPLYLAAALASFALASALTCSAPRAYWRGITASLRRGARQWQYLKRAALSALHEELIWRVVLQGTLSSALGALPALVLVASAFTYWHRHTLRAQIFQIVELLLFALLLGTAYALLNDALCVFLLHFIRNYLVQNGQ from the coding sequence ATGTTGATACTCTGGCTGGCATTGATGAGCGGGCGGACGCTGCTGTTCGGCCCGGTTGGTCTGCTGCTCGATGCGCTGATACTCGGCCTTGCTGTGGCCAGCGATCAGCGGCTGCGGCCGATCTGTGACTGGTCGCGTACACCGCTGTATCTGGCTGCGGCACTGGCGAGCTTTGCCCTGGCCAGCGCTCTCACCTGCAGCGCTCCGCGCGCCTATTGGCGCGGTATCACGGCGTCGCTGCGGCGAGGCGCACGCCAGTGGCAATACCTGAAACGGGCCGCCCTCAGCGCACTGCACGAAGAGCTGATCTGGCGCGTGGTATTGCAAGGCACATTGAGCAGCGCACTGGGAGCGCTGCCGGCGCTCGTGCTGGTCGCCAGTGCATTTACCTATTGGCACCGACATACGCTGCGCGCCCAGATATTCCAGATCGTCGAACTGCTGCTGTTCGCACTCTTGCTCGGCACAGCGTATGCGTTACTCAACGATGCGCTGTGCGTGTTTCTGCTTCACTTTATACGAAATTATTTAGTTCAAAATGGCCAATAA
- a CDS encoding GNAT family protein: protein MIFEIAGLFIVVRKPEIADLPVLSRWLASELYCTNMGGMPGMSEQFYHEQACAMLQANANDRSDKIVYLVFDRFTQQAVALSLLSQIDWKNRHAEHSYLVGEESYRSKLVAGDLNMVMNNYFFSQLNLNKIYSFIFDFNQAALRLTGFGGSAEGILKQHRRYNGVAMDVHVYSITSREFSEFVHQHATGLLRKHIHYGLLPAPAC, encoded by the coding sequence ATGATTTTTGAAATAGCAGGATTATTCATCGTCGTGCGCAAGCCCGAAATCGCTGATTTGCCGGTGCTCAGCCGCTGGCTGGCCTCTGAACTGTATTGCACCAACATGGGCGGCATGCCTGGTATGTCGGAGCAGTTTTATCACGAGCAGGCTTGCGCGATGTTGCAAGCCAACGCCAATGACCGCTCGGATAAAATCGTCTATCTGGTATTCGACCGTTTCACCCAGCAAGCGGTGGCCTTGTCCTTGCTGAGTCAGATCGACTGGAAGAACCGACATGCCGAACACAGTTATCTGGTCGGCGAGGAAAGTTACCGATCCAAGCTGGTCGCCGGTGATTTGAATATGGTGATGAATAATTATTTTTTCAGTCAGTTAAATCTGAATAAAATTTACTCCTTCATCTTCGATTTCAATCAAGCGGCCCTACGCCTGACTGGTTTCGGCGGCAGCGCCGAAGGAATTTTAAAACAACACCGCCGCTATAACGGTGTCGCCATGGATGTGCATGTATACAGCATCACGAGCCGGGAGTTTTCCGAATTCGTTCATCAGCACGCCACCGGCCTGTTGCGCAAACATATTCATTACGGCCTCTTGCCGGCACCGGCATGTTGA
- a CDS encoding phosphopantetheine-binding protein produces MKITREEFITIIKNNASEFDGRAISSTDQLATLGLDSLGFATTLFAIEDQLNISIDEAYLARLNSLSTVGDLVRVFADLGYEIEV; encoded by the coding sequence ATGAAAATCACGCGCGAAGAATTTATTACCATCATTAAAAACAATGCCTCTGAATTCGATGGCCGCGCCATCTCCAGCACGGATCAACTGGCCACCCTGGGCCTCGATTCACTGGGTTTTGCCACGACTTTGTTTGCCATCGAAGACCAACTCAATATCAGCATCGACGAAGCTTATCTGGCGCGCCTCAACAGCTTGAGTACGGTCGGTGATTTGGTCCGCGTATTCGCCGACCTCGGTTACGAAATCGAAGTTTGA
- a CDS encoding beta-ketoacyl-[acyl-carrier-protein] synthase family protein yields the protein MRKRVVVTGLGCLTANSVSVTQFWAALQEGRSSIAALTRFDTTAYKSKIGAEISHDLAALSGLNLANISRNAQFALCAAQEALRDSGIIEAELPAAAIGICLGTGLGGLYFSEEALLRLLEKGPERVSPLTVPSVDPNVIVNQIAMRWGISGQQFSISSACSSSGHALGAALDMIRAGRAQAVISGGVEATISPAIFSGFDKLRAMSTRNDTPEIACRPFSADRDGFVMAEGAAILVLEEAASARARGANIYAELLGYGASGGGYHAVMPQPNGLDAAQAMQLALADAGICASQIDLINPHGTATKLNDDAELKAMQAVFGTRLADIHMTPTKQLTGHLLGAAAAIEALHVVKSLETSSVTAIPHFDRSVDLKIASAASHAAPIRYAMSNSFGFGNNNVSLIFGVYE from the coding sequence ATGAGAAAAAGAGTTGTCGTCACAGGCCTGGGCTGCCTGACTGCCAATAGCGTTTCGGTCACACAATTTTGGGCCGCGCTCCAAGAGGGGCGTTCGTCAATCGCCGCACTCACGCGCTTCGACACAACTGCCTACAAAAGCAAGATCGGTGCGGAGATTTCCCACGATCTGGCAGCACTGAGCGGTTTGAATCTGGCAAATATTTCGCGCAATGCCCAATTTGCGCTCTGTGCCGCGCAAGAAGCCCTTCGCGACAGCGGCATCATCGAGGCTGAGCTGCCGGCCGCCGCGATCGGGATTTGTCTGGGCACCGGTTTGGGTGGTCTGTACTTCAGCGAAGAGGCGCTGTTACGATTGTTGGAAAAAGGCCCGGAACGCGTCAGCCCGCTGACGGTGCCGTCGGTCGACCCGAATGTCATCGTCAATCAGATCGCCATGCGCTGGGGTATTTCCGGTCAACAATTTTCTATTTCCAGTGCGTGCTCGTCGAGCGGCCATGCGCTCGGTGCCGCGTTAGACATGATACGAGCCGGTCGCGCGCAAGCGGTGATCAGCGGCGGCGTGGAGGCGACCATTTCGCCCGCAATTTTTTCCGGTTTCGATAAGTTGCGCGCCATGTCTACCCGTAACGACACACCCGAGATAGCGTGCCGCCCCTTTTCGGCCGACCGCGATGGCTTCGTGATGGCCGAAGGTGCCGCCATCTTGGTGCTGGAAGAGGCCGCGTCGGCGCGTGCACGCGGTGCCAACATTTACGCAGAATTGCTCGGCTATGGTGCCAGCGGTGGCGGCTACCATGCGGTGATGCCGCAACCGAACGGCCTCGATGCGGCGCAGGCAATGCAACTGGCACTGGCCGATGCCGGCATCTGTGCCAGCCAGATCGACTTGATCAATCCGCACGGTACCGCAACCAAACTCAACGATGATGCCGAACTCAAGGCCATGCAAGCAGTATTCGGCACGCGCTTAGCCGACATCCACATGACACCGACCAAGCAATTGACTGGCCATTTGCTCGGCGCCGCCGCCGCCATCGAAGCGCTGCATGTCGTCAAGTCGCTGGAAACCAGCAGTGTTACTGCGATTCCCCATTTCGACCGGAGTGTCGATTTGAAGATTGCCAGCGCCGCCAGTCATGCCGCGCCAATTCGCTATGCGATGAGTAATTCCTTTGGTTTCGGCAATAACAATGTCAGTTTAATTTTTGGAGTTTACGAATGA